CGCGAGTGGTACGTGGTGGATGCCAAGGACAAAACTCTCGGGCGTCTCGCCACCGAGGTTGCACGGATTCTGCGCGGGAAACACAAGCCGATCTTTGCACCTCACATGGACACGGGCGATTTCGTGATCATCATCAACTGCGAGAAGATCCGGGTGACTGGCGACAAACTGGATTCCAAACTCTACTACCGGCACTCAGGTTATCCCGGTGGGATCAAGTCTGTCACGCTGCGCCAGCAGTTGAACAAGTTCCCGGACCGCGTCCTTCAGGAAGCGGTGCGCGGTATGCTGCCCAAGAACAAGCTGGGCCGTGCGATGATCAAGAAGCTCAAGATCTATGCGGGCGACAAGCACCCACACCAGGCTCAGCAACCGAAGGTGCTCGACCTTTAAGCGCGAAGAGGAAGATGTAAATCATGGCGAATCAGTATTATGAAGGCATTGGACGGCGCAAGCGTTCGACGGCGCGCGTCCGGCTGTGGACCGGTGGCGACGGCAGCATCGTGATCAACGATAAGCCGGGTGAAGATTTCCTGTCGCGCGAAGGTGACCTGCATTTGGCGACCGCGCCCCTGCGCGCCGTGGCCCAGGAAGCAGCCTACAACGTGACCGTGAAAGTCAACGGCGGCGGTGTGACCGGCCAGCGTGACGCGATCCAGCTCGGTATCGCGCGCGCCCTGGTCGAGATTGAGCCGGAATGGCGCTCCACGCTGCGTCAGGCCGATTTCATGTCGCGCGATCCGCGTATCAAGGAACGCAAGAAGCCCGGTCTCAAGCGCGCGCGTAAGGCCCCGACCTACACCAAGCGTTAAGTCGCGGCCCACACAGCGTAATGACCTTTTCAGGCAAAACCCCCAGGGGATTCCGTGGGGATTTTGCCTGTTTGTGTTTATAACAAACACAGCGCACGACTTTACAGGTAGGGAGCGTCGTTATGCCTCATCAGTTGGATATGCGCCAGGCCGAACAGGCGCTGGCTGCACTTGATCTGGACGCGCTGAACGGTCTGCAACTGCTGGACGCGGCGCGCTTCGCCGGGCAGCATCACCCGCCACTCAACCCCGATGTGCCCGCGCTGGTGCTGAATGTCATGGGCGACGATCTGGCCCTTATCCGGCATATCCTGCTCAACCAGTATCCCGATATGCACGAAGTGTCGGTGATCTCTTTCAGCGATGGCGGCGAATCCACCGTGGACCCGATCGCGCTGTGCACCCTGCAAGCGGATAGCACGTGCTGGGGGTCGGGGGTGCTGTACGTGCCCGCACTGCCGGAGCCGGGCAGCTTTGAGCGTTTCCAGGAGACCATCGCGCACCTGCGCGCGCCGGAAGGCTGCCCCTGGGACCGCAAGCAAACGCACAGCTCGCTGCGCCCGTTCCTGCTCGAAGAGACGTACGAGGTGCTCGACGCACTCGATGCGGGCGACATTGATGGTCTGCGCGAGGAGCTGGGCGACTTGCTGCTGCAAATCGTGCTGCACAGCCAGATCGCGGTCGAGGCGGGCGAGTTCCACATGGCCGACGTGATCGCCACGGTAAACGAAAAGCTGATTCGCCGCCATCCGCACGTATGGGGCACGGTGGACGTCAACGACGACGAAGACGTGAAGGTCAACTGGGACAAGCTAAAGCAGGCGGAGAAAGCTGAAACGCGCGATTCGCGGTTGGACGGTGTACCGAAGGCGCAGCCCGCGCTCTTGCAGGCGTACAGCTACCAGACCCGTGCGGCGCGCGTGAAATTCGACTGGGATACGATCGAACCGGTGATCGCCAAGATCCACGAAGAGATCGACGAGCTGGCGACGGCCCAGACGGACGACGAGCGCGCGGCAGAGGCGGGCGATCTGCTGTTCGCCACGGTCAACTGGCTGCGCTGGCTGGACATTGATCCCGAATCCGCGCTGCGCGGCGCGAACAACCGCTTTTACCAGCGCTTCCATTACATCGAGCAGGAAGCGGCGGCACGCGGCGTCGAGGTGGATACGCTGTCGTTCGAGGATATGGACGCCCTGTGGGAAGCCGCCAAGTCTAACGGGCTTTAGGGGCTTTAAAATACAAAACTCCCAACCGTCTGATTGGGAGTTTGTCGGGGCGCCCGGATTTGAACCGGGGACCTCACCGACCCGAACGGTGCGCGCTAGCCAAACTGCGCTACGCCCCGAATGCGCGTGTAGTTTACACCCTGTGAGTGGGCTTTGCAAGGGTGAACTTGGGTTCCTGAGCTTGCTTTGCACCGAATCTGGATGGCTGGCATGTCAACCGAAAAACCGGCACCTCGCTTCAATACGCTCTCTGATCGCGCGCGCTACTATACGTCGGGCCTGACGTCGCGGCTGGGCCACGCGCTGTGGCATATGGGGATTCATCCCGACTGGCTGACCGCCGCCGGGCTGGCGATCGTCGCGTTGGCTGGGCTGGTCGCCTCGCAGGGACATTTCTTTTGGGCGGGGATTATCGTGATTCTCGGCTCGCCGCTGGACGCGCTGGACGGCGCAGTCGCGCGGGCGATGCAGCGTAAGGGCCGGTTTGGCGCGTTCTTCGACTCCACGTTGGACCGCTACGCGGACGGCTTCCTGTTCATGGGGCTGGCTTACTATTTCAGCGAACACGGCAACCAGACCGGCGTGCTGCTCAGCATCCTGGCGCTGCTCGGCTCGGTGATGGTCAGTTACACCCGCGCCCGCGCTGAAGGGCTGGACCTCGACTGCAAGATCGGCCTGTTCACGCGCATGGAACGCATCGCGGTGCTGCTGATCATGCTGCTGACCGGGTGGGTGATTCCTGGCCTGTGGATCATGGTCATTGGCACGCACGTCACCGTGCTGCAGCGCATGGTGTACGTCTACCAGCAGCTCAAGGAGCGGGAGAGCGCCTTATGAATATCGACCAGCGCGGATTCGAAATCGGCCCATTCGACATTTTTGGAATCACGCTGCACCCGACCTTTCACTGGTACGGGCTGATCATCGTGGCGGGCATCGCGCTGGCGGCGCTGCTGGCGGCGTGGATGGCCAAGCGCGACGACAAGGATCCGGACGTCGTCTGGGACGCGCTGATCTGGGTGGTGATTCTGGGCGTCGTGTTTGCGCGGGCGTGGCACGTGCTGTTCCCGTCGATCTCGATGGTCGAGTCGGGACGCGACACGGGCTGGTACCTGAGCCACTTCTTCGACCTCAATGAAGGCCCGCTGGTGATCTGGAGCGGGGGCCTGTCGATCTTCGGGGCGGTCATTGGCGGCGTGCTGGGCGTGTTGCTCTACACGTGGCGGCACAAGCTCGACATCCTCTCGTGGCTGGATATCGGCGCGGTGGCCGTGCCGCTGGGGCAGGCCATCGGGCGCTGGGGGAACTACGTCAACCAGGAGCTGTACGGCAAGCCGACCGATCTGCCGTGGGGTATCAAGATCGATAACCCGCCGCTGGAATACTCTGAAGCCACGCGCTTCCACCCGCTGTTTCTGTACGAATCGCTGTGGAACCTGCTCACGGTCGGCGTGCTGCTGACGGTGTGGCTCAAGTTCCGCCACCGCCTGAAGCAGGGCGACATCCTGCTGATGTACCTCGTGATGTATCCTACCGTGCGCGCGCTGCTCGAATTCCTGCGCATCGAGGTGGCGATGTCCGGCGGGATCAACGTGTCGCAGGTGTTCAGCGCACTGGTGGCTGTGGTCGCGGCGCTGGCGCTGATCGTGCGACACCGGCACAACATCGCGCGGCGGCTGCGCGGCGATGCGCCCGCTGAGACGCCTGCGCCTGCGCCGAAAAATTCGTGAATTTTTCCCGGCGCGCGGTGAACGGTGCTGCGACACGTTACAATATTCTCGGACGCTAAGCTAACCAGTGGGCCATATGGCGCATGATTGAAACACACGAGTTGACCAAGCGCTTCGGGGAGTTCCTCGCCGTGGATCGCGTCACCCTCTCGGTGGAGGCGGGCGCGATTTTTGCGATCCTGGGGCCGAATGGCGCGGGCAAAACCACGACCGTGCGTATGCTGACCTCGATCCTCCAGCCGACCTCCGGCTGGGCGCGCGTTGCGGGCTATGACGTGACGCAGGACCCGCTCAAGGTGCGCTCGGTCGTCGGCGTGCTCACCGAGCAGCACGGCCTTTACGAGCGCATGAAGGGCATCGAATACCTCGACTTCTTCGCACAGGTGTATCACCTGCCGGACGACGTGCGCCGCCAGCGTCCCTACGAGTTGATGCAGTATTTCGGCCTCGGTGATGCGCTCGACAAGCGCCTGGGGGCCTATTCGAAGGGCATGAAGCAGAAGCTCGCACTGGTGCGCGCCATGCTGCACGATCCGTCGGTGCTGCTGCTCGACGAGCCAACCTCCGCGATGGACCCGCAGAGCGCCAAGCTGGTCCGTGACGCGATCAAAGAGCTGCGCCGCGAGGAGCGCACCGTCGCCATCACGACGCACAACCTGGCCGAGGCGCAGACTCTGGCCGACCGCATCGGCGTGATGCGGCGCGGACGGATCATCGCCAACGGCACGTTCCGCGAGCTGTCGCAGCGTTTCGCCGGGCTGCCGCTGATAGAGGCGCGCCTCGACCGCCCGCTGAACGGCACGATTAGTGAGTTACACGATGTGATCGACGTCACGGAGCAGGGCGACACGTGGCTGCGCTACCGCACGCCGCGGCCCGAAGCGGATAACCCCGCCGTGGTGCGCTGCCTGACCGGCCTGGGGTTGGGCCTGGTCTCGCTCAGCGAGGTCAGCCGCTCGCTCGAAGATGTCTATTTGCAGATCGTTCACGAAGACGAAGGGCACGAGCACGATGCTCAAAGCGACTGACTCCGCCGCGTTTGCCGGAACGCCGCCCGTCGAGCCGCGCGACGCCGTGCGCCACACGCTGTCCAACGCGATGATCGTCACGCGGCGCGAAGTGCGCGACAGCTTCCGCGACTGGCGCATCGTCACGCCGATCTTCCTGCTGACGCTGGTCTTCCCGCTGTTAGCGAACGTGATGACCAACGCCTTCGTCAGCTTCTTCGTCGAGCACGGGGCGGACCCACTGCTGCCGTCATTGCTGCCGCTGATGCCGATGATCGTCGGCTTCTTCCCGGTGTCGATCTCGTTGGTGATCGCGCTGGAAACGTTCGTTGGAGAGAAGGAGCGGCAGAGCCTGGAGCCGCTGCTCTCGACCCCGCTGACCAACACCGAGTTGTACCTGGGGAAGGCGTTCGCGGCGATGCTGCCGCCGCTGCTGGCCAGCTACGTAGGGCTGGTGGTATACATCGGCGGGCTGATGCTGGGGTCGCAGCAGTGGCGTCCGCCCGCGATCCTCGTACTGCAGATCCTGGTACTGACGACCGTGCAGGCGCTGGTGATGGTCACCGGCGCGGTGGTCGTGTCCAGCCAGACCACGTCCACCCGCGCGGCGAACCTGCTGGCGAGCTTCATCATCATCCCGGTGTCGCTGCTGGTCATGGCCGAAAGCGTGATCATGGTGCAGCCCTACCGCCGTTTCCTTCTGTGGTATATCTCGATCGGCTTGCTGGTGGTGGTCGTGTTGCTGGTGCGCATGGGCGCGCGCATCTTCAACCGCGAAGAGCTGCTGGGACGCTCGCTGGACCAGATCAACATCCGGCACGGCTTGCGCGTGTTCTGGACGCAGCTCAAGGGCGTCGAGGGGCGCTTCACGCTGCCGCGCTGGTATCGCGAGAGCGTGTTTCCGGCGGCGGCGCGCCTGAAGGACAGCGCCGCGGTCGTGGCGCTGTGCCTCGTCGCGGCATTGATCCTCGGTGCGGTCATCGGCGCACACTGGCGGCTGCCGCTCGACCAGACGCAGACTTACGACCAGACGATGGCGGAGAACATGCAGCGCTTCTTCGACCTGGGGCAGGGCAGCCCGCACCTGATCGTGGCCGTGGTCATGCAGAACGTGCGTGTGCTGGTACTGGGGACCGTGCTGGCGGCGTTTACCTTCGGCGCGGCACCGCTGCTGCTGGTGATGCTGCCCTTTGGTATCATCGGTTATCTGGCCGCACAGGTGGTTGGCACGCAGATCGACCCGCTGATCATCCTGGCGGGCGTGGTGCCGCACGGCGTATTCGAGGTTCCGGCGATATTGTTGGCTGGCGCGGCGGCGCTGCGGCTGGGCAGCATCCTCACCAAGCCGCCGCGCGGGGTGACAGCCAGCGATGCCTGGCTGTGCGCTCTGTCGGACGCGGTGAAACTCGGCGTGGGTGTGGTGCTGCCGCTGCTGATCGTCGCGGCGATCGTCGAGGTGACCGTCACGCCGCACGTGATCGAGTATGTGCTGAAATAGCGCGGTGTGTGTATGCTCTTGGGGAGCATACATCGCACTCATTGAGGGGGCAGGTGGGGAATCGCTATGGCGCGTCTCATCGTTTTGGGATCGGCGGCGGCTGTTTCTGATGCGGCGCACGATAATACGCATTTCGTGCTGCAAGGCGACCACGGCAGCGTCGTGCTGGTGGACTGCGGCTCAAACCCATTGGTCCGGCTTAAGCAGTGCGACCTGCTGCACGATGACCTGACCGACGTCATCCTCACGCACTTCCACCCCGACCACGTAGGCAGCCTGCCTCTGATGCTCATGCAGTTGTGGCTGTTGGGCCGCAAGAATCCCCTCCACATCTACGGCCTGCCTCACTGTATTCGCGGCGTTGAAAATATGATGGCCGGTTTTGAGTGGGAAAGCTGGCCGGAGTTCTTTCTGGTTGCGTTCCATCGCGTGCCGGAACGCGACGGTGTGCTGCTGCTCGATAACGACGATTTCCGCATCATCTCGTGGCCGACACGCCACTTCCTGCCCACGATTGGTTTCCGCGTGGAGGTCAAGACGTCGGGTAAAACGATCGGTTATTCGTGCGACACCGAACCTGTGCCCGCGATCACCGCGCTGGCGCAGGACGTCGATCTGTTGCTGCACGAAGCATCGGGTGAAGGGGCGGGGCATTCCAGCGCGGCCCAGGCGGGACAGGTTGCCTCGGAGGCGAACGCCAAACGCCTGGAGCTGATCCACTACACCGTGTCCGACCACCTCGACACCGCTGCGCTCGCGGCGGAAGCGCGCACCACGTTCGCCGGTCCCATCGGCGTCGCGCAGGACTTCGCTGTGTACGAGATCTAGCGAAATTCCGGCTCTTGCCTGCCTGCACATCGCTGCAACCCTTTAGCATAGCTTAACGTTGTGCTCCACTATTTCGCCAACAAAATATTCTATTACGACTCTTATTGGGGCCTGCGAAGCGCCATGTTATGATCGGACATAGTTGGACGTGTAGAGCGGGGCGGAACTGCCCAGCTTACACCGCATCGTGAAACAACCCGGCCCGGCGGCAAAAGCCCCGACAGCCGGATAGGTGAGGCGGGAATCGAACGGTATGGCTCAACGTTGGGTGATTGTGCGCCACGTATCGGCCTGGTATCCCCCGACCGACGTCTACGAGCAGGGCGACTATCTGGTCGTCGTGGTCGAGGTGGCGGGGATGCGCGATAGCGATTTTAGCGTCGTGCTGCACGGCGATCAGCTCGTGATCAGCGGCACGCGCCAGCGGATGAACGCCGGCAGCGATTGCGCCTATCACCAGCTTGAAATCCCATTTGGCGAATTTCGCACCGAAGTGACACTACCGTGGCCCGTTGCGCGCGACGATGTGACGGCTACTTACCGTGATGGCTTGCTGCGCATCGAGATACCTCGCGTTCGTACGCAGCACATCCAGATCGTCAACGTCGAACCTGAAGACGCCGACAGCGCCGGTGACCCGGTTGATCCTGAACAGCGAACGGAACAGTAAAAGAACTGACTATGGCTAACAAAAAGAAAACTCAGGACGAGCACGAGCAGCTTGCTCTGCCCGAAGACGAAGAAACCCGCGACGCCGTGGAACTGGAAGATGCCCCGCGTGACGTCGATGTAGCCGGACTGGACGCGCCTGCCGCGGAAGCGGAGGCCGTGCCGGTCGGCGAGCAATCCGAGATGCAGGACATCGAAGTGCACCTGCCGGGCGAACTGCCGATTCTGCCACTGCGCGGGTTGGTGGTCTATCCGCAGACGACGATCCCGCTCAACGTTGGCCAGCCGCGCTCGATCCGGCTGGTGGATGAAGCGGTCGGCGGTGATCGTCTGGTCGGTCTGGTCGCGTCGAAGGACGCCGACCTGGAAACGCCCGGCCCCGACGACATTTACGAATACGGCACCCTGGCGCAGATTCACCGCCTGTTCCGTGCGCCCGACGGCACGATCCGGCTGCTGGTGCAGGGCGTCTCGCGTATCCGCGTGACCGAGTTCAGCGCAACCGAGCCGTACCTGCGCGCCAGTGTCGAGCTGGAGCCGGAAGAGGTCGAGGAATCGCTCGAAGTGCAGGCGCTGATGCGCAGCGTGGTCGAGTTGTTCGGGCGCATGGCGGACCTCGCGCCGAGCATTCCCAACGAGCTGCTGAACGCCGCGCTGAGCGTGGAGGATCCGCTCCAGCTCGTGTATGCGCTGGCGACCTATACGCGCCTGGATCTCGATGACCAGCAGAAGCTGCTGCGCCTCGACTCGACCCTGGAAAAGCTCCGCATGTTGATGGGCGTGCTGACCAAGGAACTGGAAGTGCTCGAACTGGGGCACAAGATCCAGACCGAAGCGCAGTCCGAGATGGAAAAGATGCAGCGCGAGTACTTCCTGCGTGAGCAGCTCAAGGCCATCCAGCGCGAGCTGGGCGAGGGCGACGAGCAGCTTGTCGAGGTGGAGGAATTTCGCCGCAAGATCGAAGAAGCGCATATGCCCGAAGAGGCCGAGCGCGAGGCGCGCCGCGAATTGGACCGGCTCCAGCGGTTGCCCACCGCCGCCGCCGAATACGGCGTGATCCGCACCTACCTGGACTGGCTGGTCAATCTGCCGTGGAAGCAGCGCACCGACGACAACCTCGACATCGCGCACGCGCGCGAAGTGCTCGAAGAGGACCACTACGGACTGAAAGACGTCAAGGCGCGCATCCTTGAGTACCTGGCCGTGCGTAAGCTGCGCCAGGAACGCGCCGATGAACGCGAGCAGCGTCCGCAGACTGACCTCGTGCGCCGGGAGCGCGAGGGCGCGATTCTCTGCTTCGTGGGACCGCCCGGCGTGGGCAAGACTTCCCTGGGTATCTCGATTGCGCGGGCGATGGGCCGCAAGTTCACGCGGCTGAGCCTGGGCGGCGTGCGCGACGAGGCCGAGATTCGCGGCTTCCGGCGCACGTACATCGGCGCGCTGCCGGGCCGCATGATCCAGACCCTGCGCCGCGTGGAGAGCCGCAACCCGGTGATCATGCTCGACGAGGTCGACAAGCTGGGGCGCGACTTCCGGGGCGACCCTGCCTCGGCGCTGCTGGAAGTGCTCGACCCGGAGCAGAACAACGAGTTCCGCGATCACTACCTGGATGTGCCGTTCGATCTGTCGGAAGTGATGTTCATCACCACGGCCAACACGCTGGAGACGATTCCCGAACCGCTGCTCGACCGCATGGAGATCATCGCGCTGAGCGGTTACACCGAGCGTGAAAAGGTGCAGATCGCCAAGCAGTACCTCGTGCCGCGCCAGATCCGCGAAAATGGTCTGCGCCCCAACGAACTGACCTTCACCGACGACGCACTGATGAAACTCGTGCGTGATTACACGCGCGAGGCGGGCGTGCGCGGCCTGGAACGCGAGATCGGGCGCGTGGCGCGCAAGATCGTGACACGCATTGCTGAAGGCAGCGAGGATCACGCCGAGATCGACGCATCCGCGGTTTCCGAGCTGCTCGATCACCCGCGCTTCCACTATCAGAATGAGATCGCCGAGCGTACCAGCGAGACGCCGGGCGTGGCGGTCGGCCTGTCGGTGACGGCGGCGGGCGGTGACATCCTGTTCATTGAGGCGGCGCAGATGCCGGGTAGCAAGGGCTTCCAGTACACCGGCCAACTGGGGCAGGTGATGCAGGAAAGCGCGCGCGCCGCGTTCAGCTACGTGCGCAGCAAGGCGAAGGATCTCGGCCTGCCCGACGACTACTTCGAGCACCGCGACGTGCACCTGCACGTCCCGGCGGGCGCGATCCCGAAGGACGGCCCCTCGGCGGGCGTGACGATGGCGACGGCACTGGCGTCCCTGTTCACCGGGCGTCCCGTGCGCGGCAACGTGGCGATGACGGGCGAGATCACGCTGCGCGGACAGGTGATGCCGGTGGGCGGCATCAAAGATAAGGTGTTGGCGGCTCACCGTGCCGGACTTGACACAGTGATATTGCCAAGGCACAATGAAGTGGACCTTGACGATGTGCCCGAGGATGTGCGCCAATCGATGACGTTCATCCCGGTGGACAGCGTAGACAAGGCTCTCGACGCGGCGCTGGTTTCCCCCGATCAAGCCGTGCCGGATGCGCAGCCTGAAGCCGAGCATGAAGTGCCTGTTAGGGAGGTCTAGGCCGGGCCTTCAGCCGGTATTGCGTGGGGGACTGTTGATTCTATCACCTGAGGAAGTCTGCTTTGCCCAAAATTCTGATTGTCGATGATGACCGCACCACGACCAAGCTGCTGCAAACGTTGCTGGAATTGGACGGATTCGAGGTGTCGATGTTATCACGCGGCGAAAAGGCGCTTGAGATGGCTCAGGAGATAAAGCCCGACGTGTTCCTGGTAGACTATCACCTGTCGGACATGGAGGGTATTGACCTGGTGGCAGCGCTTCGCGGCAGCCCATTATTCGCAACGACGCCGATCGTCATGGCTTCGGGGCTGAACGTTGAAGAAAGCGCCCTGGGGGCAGGGGCGAACGTATTTCTGTTCAAACCATTTGAGCCGGGCAAGCTTGCCGATCTATTCAATGAGTTGATTGGGTAATCGCAGTCTTCTCCTCAAAGTCGCCATTATTGGGCCACTAAGGTGCGTGGTCCTGACGGAGAGAGAGACTACGTGGCAGGGAAATCACGCCGTTCTTCCAGTTCGAAGATGCAGTGGTACCGCATGGACCTGCATCTTCACACCCCGGGATCGATCGATTATCAGGAACCCGGGGTAACCTATCTCGATATTCTGCGCCAGGCTGAACTGCGTGGCCTGGATATCGTCGCCTTCACCGACCACAACACGATGGCCGGTTACCGGGCTATGCGCGACGAAGTCAGCAAGCTGGAGTATCTCGAACAACTTGGGCGCATGCAGGCCGACGAAAAACGCAATCTGGCGGAATACCGCCGGCTGCTCGAAAAGATCCTCGTGCTGCCGGGCTTTGAGTTCACCGCGACCTTTGGCTTCCACATCCTGGGCATCTTCTCGCCCGACGTGCCTGTGCGCCAGTTGGAGCACATTCTGCTCAGCCTGAACATCCCGGCCTCCGCGCTCGACGAAGGCTCGTCGATCGTCGGGGCGTCGACGGACGTGCTGACGGCCTACCACATGATCAACGAGGCGGGCGGCATCTCTATCGCGGCTCACGCCAATTCGAGCCACGGCGTCGCCATGCGCGGCTTCGACTTTGGCGGGCAGACGAAGATCGCCTACACGCAGGACCTCAATCTGCATGCGCTGGAAGTGACAGATCTCGACCGGCCCGGACGAAAAAGCACGGCGCGCTTCTTCGACGGCACCAAGCCTGAATATCCCCGCCGCATGCGTATCATTCAGGGGTCGGACGCGCACCGGTTGGTGATGGACCCGCGCAACCCCAAGAACCTCGGCGTGGGCGAGCGCGTGACCGAAGTGCAGCTCCCCGAACGTACCTTCGACGCGCTGCGCAGCGTGTTCCTCAGCACCGACTTCGCGCGGACGCGGCCCTTCCGCAGCGCTCCCGAACAGGAACAGTACGACCACGTCCAAAACGCCCGCGATGAGGGCGCGAACATCGTGCAGGCGTTCCACGAGAGCATGACGTACCGGGGCGGGCGGTTGTATGCGATCATCGCGGACGTCTGCGCACTGGCGAACACCAACGGCGGTACGCTGTACGTGGGGGTG
This sequence is a window from Aggregatilinea lenta. Protein-coding genes within it:
- a CDS encoding RNA-binding domain-containing protein encodes the protein MDLHLHTPGSIDYQEPGVTYLDILRQAELRGLDIVAFTDHNTMAGYRAMRDEVSKLEYLEQLGRMQADEKRNLAEYRRLLEKILVLPGFEFTATFGFHILGIFSPDVPVRQLEHILLSLNIPASALDEGSSIVGASTDVLTAYHMINEAGGISIAAHANSSHGVAMRGFDFGGQTKIAYTQDLNLHALEVTDLDRPGRKSTARFFDGTKPEYPRRMRIIQGSDAHRLVMDPRNPKNLGVGERVTEVQLPERTFDALRSVFLSTDFARTRPFRSAPEQEQYDHVQNARDEGANIVQAFHESMTYRGGRLYAIIADVCALANTNGGTLYVGVSNKPKEPPVGIRTGTESIDTLRTEIERKLTPPLDVDIDVLESGGKQVIRLQVPRGGDPPYAIDDNKIYVRDEGDTNLAVRDEIVQLVMRGMGTNPATAVSDTVTASPEKPAEAEAAPSDEQPSSSKIEAPRTGVEIIATEQRKGVRYHIMRDLRNGSVVKNVTRSSARRLWHYAISQKESSAVKPDQVEWQGEIGMWKRYKRGGTTRYDLIQRDDVNLRVYYGVTEDGMHGPWQAFVVEDDPEEAQPQPAGE